The Bacteroidota bacterium genomic interval TCCGCAGAGACAGCTCTCGTTCGGTCTCGGATGGTCGCCGGGATCGCACCTTCAGAGCCCGCGCATCCCCATGCCGGACTCGGTACCGCCAAAGACCGATACCGTTCCCTCGAAGACGGATAGCCTTCCGCAGCATACGGAGGGAGTGAGCACGAAGACCGCGAAGGTTTCCTACAGGGACTCGACTGTCTCCAATATCTACGGCGACCTGCTCGATGACGATCCGGAAGCGAACCCGAAATCCCCGTTATGGGTGCCGATCGCAGGGTTTATCAGGGGCAACGTGTTCACCTGGGCTGTCGACAGGTATGTGTCGAACGCGGACTACGCGCGCGTGGGATTTCAGTCGTGGAAAACAAATATTCAAACGGGCTGGGAATGGGATTCGGACGGGTTTGAAATGAATCATTTCTTTCACCCGTACGGCGGGGCGATGGCTTTCATCGGAGGTCGATCGAACGGCTATGGTTATTTTGAATCGCTTCCCTTCGCATTCGGGAGCAGTCTCATGTGGGAGTATTTCGGGGAAAACTCGCTGCCGTCGTACAACGACCTGATCAATACGACCCTGAGCGGCGCGTTTGGCGGTGAGATTCTCTACCGGTTGAGTTCGAATGTCCTCGATGACCGGGCGACCGGCGCGGGGAGATTCTTCCGCGAGTTATTGGCTGCGGTGTTCAGTCCGACGAGGGCGTTCAACCGTTTTACGGAGGGGAGACTGTTCCGCGCGAGCGCGGATGAGGTATATCAGAAAGAGCCGCTGAATGTGACGTTCTCCCTCGGGGCGCATAACGTGAATGACGGCTCAAAGTTTGGGACAGGATCCTCGAGCGTGATGGCAAACGCGATGTTTGTGTATGGAAATCCTTTCGAGAACAGGTCCCGGAAGCCGTTTGATTTCTTCAAGCTGCGGTTCGATCTGAACTTCGGGGTGGGAAACAGGGTGAT includes:
- a CDS encoding DUF3943 domain-containing protein; its protein translation is MKHTSHLGISLSLFFAAAACVAQNGSTQGGLSPLYVAGSVANQLTSPQRQLSFGLGWSPGSHLQSPRIPMPDSVPPKTDTVPSKTDSLPQHTEGVSTKTAKVSYRDSTVSNIYGDLLDDDPEANPKSPLWVPIAGFIRGNVFTWAVDRYVSNADYARVGFQSWKTNIQTGWEWDSDGFEMNHFFHPYGGAMAFIGGRSNGYGYFESLPFAFGSSLMWEYFGENSLPSYNDLINTTLSGAFGGEILYRLSSNVLDDRATGAGRFFRELLAAVFSPTRAFNRFTEGRLFRASADEVYQKEPLNVTFSLGAHNVNDGSKFGTGSSSVMANAMFVYGNPFENRSRKPFDFFKLRFDLNFGVGNRVIDNIIGYGLLFGSNGQAGPLKIMAGGFQHYDYWDNNIYRVSSLGFGGGIISQLPILTKSVIESAVHLAVIPLAAISSPYVSIGDRDYAFGGGLQAKLENIVNLGWGSLTTDYFVYWIHTYVGAAGDNLVGIFKPRLGIQLYRNVSVGFEYLVYQRKGNFDKYPDFYSLHTEQKVYVILNLENFGITE